A part of Populus alba chromosome 8, ASM523922v2, whole genome shotgun sequence genomic DNA contains:
- the LOC118055858 gene encoding protein EARLY FLOWERING 4 translates to MNTTLDSFSAAESSMEDTSNPSITTNQNANKEDEVDAEVWATFNNSFRQVQSVLDRNRVLIQQVNENHQSRTPDNMVKNVSLIQELNGNISKVVGLYSDLNSNFSTAYHQRNHNGKNNGKKA, encoded by the coding sequence ATGAACACCACCCTCGATTCATTCTCCGCTGCCGAATCGAGCATGGAAGACACCTCCAATCCCTCAATCACTACCAACCAAAACGCCAACAAAGAAGATGAAGTTGATGCAGAGGTTTGGGCAACATTCAACAATAGTTTTCGACAAGTTCAGTCGGTTCTGGACAGAAACAGAGTTTTGATTCAACAAGTGAATGAGAATCACCAGTCTAGAACTCCTGACAACATGGTCAAAAATGTCTCTCTGATTCAAGAACTTAACGGCAATATCTCCAAGGTTGTTGGGCTTTACTCTGATTTGAATTCCAATTTCTCCACTGCTTATCATCAGCGAAACCACAACGGTAAAAATAACGGCAAGAAGGCCTGA